A genomic window from Thermosinus carboxydivorans Nor1 includes:
- a CDS encoding molybdopterin-binding protein gives MQLNLLEKTELRIFGLVLDNTNLSLAAEKVAEALAIPPASVLVVDVRPDHICLDILEKSLDMSQIAGKEQAILAKLATVPGLTVTADAYVDSSGIMGLIAFDEQQASELIARTEQLATEIEQAVLRRAIVFATGFEVKERMIEDTNSPYLMRFLTEQGYNVEFGGILDDDAVVIKRKIEDAIDRGFGLIITTGGVGAEDKDFSVEATTAIDPAAATPWIVKFQQGSGRHVKAGVRIGVGQCGIATIINLPGPHDEVVASSAVLRRYCRTGRIDKVALAEEIAQILRQKLSGKHWQHHTHQTSGEEDHGKNHHRTTS, from the coding sequence ATGCAGCTGAATTTGCTCGAAAAAACTGAGCTGCGTATTTTTGGACTTGTTTTGGATAATACCAATTTAAGTCTCGCAGCGGAGAAAGTGGCTGAGGCGTTAGCTATCCCCCCGGCCAGCGTGCTGGTGGTAGATGTAAGGCCTGACCATATTTGCCTAGACATCCTCGAAAAGAGTTTGGACATGAGCCAAATTGCCGGCAAGGAGCAGGCTATTCTTGCCAAACTAGCCACAGTGCCCGGGCTTACCGTTACCGCTGACGCCTATGTGGATTCGTCAGGTATAATGGGACTTATCGCCTTTGATGAACAGCAGGCCAGCGAACTTATTGCGCGTACGGAACAGCTGGCTACCGAGATTGAGCAGGCGGTACTACGACGCGCAATAGTGTTTGCCACCGGATTTGAAGTGAAAGAGCGAATGATTGAAGATACCAATTCACCTTATCTCATGCGCTTCTTAACCGAACAAGGCTACAACGTTGAGTTTGGCGGTATCCTTGATGACGATGCTGTAGTAATTAAAAGAAAAATTGAGGATGCTATTGACCGTGGCTTTGGTTTGATAATTACCACGGGCGGTGTCGGTGCCGAAGACAAAGACTTCAGCGTTGAGGCAACAACTGCGATTGATCCGGCGGCGGCAACCCCGTGGATTGTCAAGTTTCAGCAAGGCAGCGGCCGGCATGTTAAAGCCGGGGTACGCATTGGTGTAGGACAGTGCGGTATCGCCACAATTATTAATCTTCCCGGCCCCCACGACGAGGTGGTGGCGAGCAGCGCTGTCTTGAGGCGATATTGCCGGACGGGGCGGATTGATAAAGTCGCGCTGGCGGAAGAAATTGCGCAAATCTTACGCCAGAAGCTAAGCGGTAAGCACTGGCAGCATCATACCCATCAAACTAGCGGGGAGGAAGATCATGGAAAAAACCATCATAGAACAACTAGCTAA